The sequence below is a genomic window from Pseudomonas cannabina.
ATTACGGCAAATTGTTGTAAAAGTTATGGAATGTTGTGATGGCGATCAGGGGAAGAGCGCCTTTGTCATGCTTAGTCAGATGAGTTGCAACATGGCATTGTCTGCAGACCTGACTGGAGTTCGCCGGGTTGGCTGGCATCAGCGCGATGACTGATGCCAGATGGCAACTGCTACCCGAAACACGAGTTCGGACTTTTATGGCCCGGATAGCTGTCCGTTCAATGTTGAGGCGCACCCAGCTCCACCATCGCCCGCCATTTCTGCACGCTCGGCCTTTCCTGCATCCTCTTATGCCATTCCCGAAGGGCTTCACATTCATCGGGCACAGGGAGTTCCACCAGCGAGGCGAATATCATGCCGCCGAAAAGCGCGATATCAGCCATGGAGAAAGCATCCCCCACAACGAAAGGGCTGCTCTTCAGAACGCCGTTAAAGTAGTGCATTCCCCGAACGGCTTTGTCGCGCATGCGGCTGCCCCATTCGGGGTTCTGATACAGCTCTACCTGCGGCCCTAGCCCGGGCGTGGCATGGTGGAAGTACACACTGACCGCATCGAGCACTTCGATTTCGGCTCGCTTGGTCATCATGTGGATAAGACCCTTCTCCAGGGGCGTTCTCCCCGTAAGTACCGGGTTGTCATCCAGAGCATCAAGGTACTGAGTAATTGCGGTGCACTCGGCAATGAGCGTGCCGTCATCCAGCTCTAGAACGGGTAGCGTCCCGGAGTAATTAATGGCCAGAAACTCAGGTTTCTTGTGCTCGCCTGTCCAGAGGTTCACCGATACAAATTCGATTCGCGATAACAGACCCTTTT
It includes:
- a CDS encoding glutathione S-transferase; this encodes MTPSNQQIHTANAPTMKIYDWFNGPYPARVRIALAEKGLLSRIEFVSVNLWTGEHKKPEFLAINYSGTLPVLELDDGTLIAECTAITQYLDALDDNPVLTGRTPLEKGLIHMMTKRAEIEVLDAVSVYFHHATPGLGPQVELYQNPEWGSRMRDKAVRGMHYFNGVLKSSPFVVGDAFSMADIALFGGMIFASLVELPVPDECEALREWHKRMQERPSVQKWRAMVELGAPQH